From the Deinococcus sonorensis KR-87 genome, the window CCTTTCACGTCTGTCCGGCAGGCTCTGGACCCAGGCGTGCTGCTTCGGGTGCTTATGCATAAGAACCCATTCCCGGCTCATCTGCGTGAAATTTGCAAAATCTTTCTTTCGATTCTGTGTATTAAAGAATTCTTGAAGCCTTCATCAAGTTCCGGTGGAGGTCCGCTGAGCGCAGTACGCTGCTGTTATGGCAGCAGTTTTTGCCCCGCACGAGTGGTTGTTTTCTCGAAAACGCGCAGGTCAGTCGCGGGGTTCGGCGGCGACTTTGCGCGTGCTGGAGCGACTTCATCACCCGGATCAGCATTTCGACAGTCTGCGGGTGGTGGGCACCAACGGAAAGGGCAGCGTCTGCGCCATGCTGGAGGCCGGGGTGCTGGCCGCCGGACAGCGGGTCGGGCGCTTCACCAGCCCGCATCTGGAACGGTTCGAGGAGCGGATCCGGGTTGCGGGCCACGAACTGGACCCGGCGCGGACCGCGGCGTTCGTGCAATGGGCCAGACTTCACGCTCCGGAGGCCGCCTTTTTTGACCTGACGCTGGCGCTGGCGTGCCAGGTGTTTGCCGAGGACGGGGTGCCGTGGGCCGTGATGGAGGCGGGGGTGGGCGGCGCCTCGGACGCCACCCAGGCGCTGCGGCGGGTCCGGGCGGTGCTGATCACCAACGTCGCGCTGGACCACACGGCCACCCTGGGACCCACCCTGAGCGACATCGCGCGCGACAAGGCCGGAGCCGCGCAGCCGGGCGTGCCGCTGCTGACCACCGCTGAAGGGGAGGGCCTGCAGGTGATCGAACGGACGGCGCAGGAACGTGGCGCGCCGCTGTACACACCCGCGAGCCACCCTACGCTGTTCCGGCTGCCGCACCCGCCCCAGCTGACCGGAGCCCACCAGCGGCAGAATGCCCGCCTGGCGGTGGCCACCCTGCGGCTCTTCGGCTGGGACGCGGGGCTCGGGGCAGCGCTCCAGGCCGACTGGCCCGCCCGCCTGGAACGCTTCGAGCTGCAGGAGCGCACGGTACTGCTGGACGGCGCCCACAACCCGGCGGCGGCACAGGCGCTGGCGCTGGCTGTGCCGCATGCAGACGTGCTGCTGTTCGGAGGTCTGGCGCGCAAGGACACCCTCCGCACGCTGGAGGCGCTGCTGGAGGTGGCGCAGCGGCGTGTCTACACCCACCCGGACCCGCAGCAGCCGGCCGCCGACCTGCAGGCGCTGGCCGAAACGTACGGCGGTGAGGTGGAGCCGCAGGCGGCCTTGGCCCTGACCCGCGCCCTGGAGCTCACGCCGCCCGGCGGAACGCTGCTGATTGCCGGCAGCCTGTATCTGGCGGGGCAGCTGCGGCCCCTGCTTGACAGCGCTGCCCACCCTTCGTATACTTCCTTCCGCTGACCGTGCAGGTCAGGTGTGGGTCGTTAGCTCAATCGGTAGAGCAGCTGACTCTTAATCAGCGGGTTGTAGGTTCAAGTCCTACACGACCCACCACACAGAACCCCCGCCCAGAGCGGGGGTTTCTTTTGCCGTTCAAAGGCGGCGGCCAGCGCCCTCTCCACCAGGATGTTGGCCAGGGCGTACCGGGGCACCCTCGGCACGCACATCACGCTGGAACTGGGCATCCCGCGACTTTCCACGTCCGCGCCTCGAACATGCCGCTTGCGGCGGTGTTCATGAATGCTGTCCGGCTTCAACCTTGACCCAACCGGCATCCCGGGTGGGCCCATCATCGGCTATCAAGGAGCAGGAGCGCGCCACGTCCGGACGGTCCGGAGCCCGCGACTCTGGTCGGCGTGCCCGGGTGCCGGCCGGAAAGGAACCCTGATGACCCGCCTGCAGACCCTTCAGGACGCCCTCAGGGCAGCGGCCCAGCCGCTCCTGGGCGCGTCCGACGACTATACGGCGCTGCTTGAGCGCGCCGGTTCGGCCCGCTTTGTGCTGATCGGAGAGGCGTCGCACGGCACCCATGAGTTCTACCGGGAACGCGCCAGAATCACCCGGCGGCTGATCGAGGAGCACGGGTTCACGGCCGTGGCGGTGGAGGCCGACTGGCCGGACGCGGGCCGCGTCCACCGATATGTGCAGGGCCAGAGCGACGACCCGGATGCCCTGCAGGCATTGGGCAGCTTCCAGCGCTTCCCCGCCTGGATGTGGCGCAACGAGGACGTCCTGGCCTTTGTGGAGTGGCTGCGGGACCACAACGAGCGGCACCCGGACCGGACGACCGGCTTCTACGGCATGGACCTGTATAGCCTGCACCGCTCGATGGGTGCGGTGGTCGAGTACCTGGAAGGGGTGGACCCGGAGGCGGCCCGACGGGCCCGGCAGCGCTACAGCTGCTTCGAGCCGTTCGGCCAGGACCCGCAGCAGTACGGCCTGGCCACCGGCTACGGCCTGGAGGAGCCGTGTGAGGATGAGGCCGTGGCGCAGCTGGTGGAACTGCAGCGGCAGGAGCAGGCCCTGACCCACGGCAGCCCGCTGGCCGAGGACGAGCACTTCTATGCCGAGCAGAACGCGCGTCTGGCCCTCAATGCCGAGCGTTACTACCGGGAGATGTTCCGGGGCCATCACGACACCTGGAACCTGCGCGACACGCACATGGCCGACACCATTGACGCGCTGGTAGAGCATCAGGCGGCCCAGGGCCGGGACGCGAAGGTCGTGGTGTGGGCGCACAACTCGCACCTGGGCGATGCCCGCGCCACCGAGGCGGGCTGGCGGCAGGGCCAGCAGAATGTCGGCCAGTACCTGCGGGAGCGGCATCCCGGCGAGACGTACCTGATCGGGTTCAGCACCTACCAGGG encodes:
- a CDS encoding erythromycin esterase family protein; its protein translation is MTRLQTLQDALRAAAQPLLGASDDYTALLERAGSARFVLIGEASHGTHEFYRERARITRRLIEEHGFTAVAVEADWPDAGRVHRYVQGQSDDPDALQALGSFQRFPAWMWRNEDVLAFVEWLRDHNERHPDRTTGFYGMDLYSLHRSMGAVVEYLEGVDPEAARRARQRYSCFEPFGQDPQQYGLATGYGLEEPCEDEAVAQLVELQRQEQALTHGSPLAEDEHFYAEQNARLALNAERYYREMFRGHHDTWNLRDTHMADTIDALVEHQAAQGRDAKVVVWAHNSHLGDARATEAGWRQGQQNVGQYLRERHPGETYLIGFSTYQGEVSAADDWGEAVQRKRVRPGLPGSTEALLHGLDLPAFWLDLRQQNAATEGLREERLQRYIGVIYRPETERRSHYAQARLGEQYDALLYFDRTSALVPLDRTGGWEAGELPDTYPSGE
- a CDS encoding glutamate ligase domain-containing protein — its product is MLERLHHPDQHFDSLRVVGTNGKGSVCAMLEAGVLAAGQRVGRFTSPHLERFEERIRVAGHELDPARTAAFVQWARLHAPEAAFFDLTLALACQVFAEDGVPWAVMEAGVGGASDATQALRRVRAVLITNVALDHTATLGPTLSDIARDKAGAAQPGVPLLTTAEGEGLQVIERTAQERGAPLYTPASHPTLFRLPHPPQLTGAHQRQNARLAVATLRLFGWDAGLGAALQADWPARLERFELQERTVLLDGAHNPAAAQALALAVPHADVLLFGGLARKDTLRTLEALLEVAQRRVYTHPDPQQPAADLQALAETYGGEVEPQAALALTRALELTPPGGTLLIAGSLYLAGQLRPLLDSAAHPSYTSFR